Genomic segment of Benincasa hispida cultivar B227 chromosome 1, ASM972705v1, whole genome shotgun sequence:
GATTTTaagaatgttttcaaaattaaaaccaaattaaaaaaaaaatagttttcaagaatttgtttttgttttaaaaattggcttataattcaaataacatagaaaatatgaaaatcataaaaactaaaaacaaagtaGTTATCAAACCAGACCTACATAGTTATCAAATGGAACCTTTTGACTTCGGTTCATTTTGTTCCTGGATTGTTTTGAtcggttaaaaatgaaaaaggacaAAATTTGTAACTTAATAAATGTTGAGGAACCAGGTTGAagataaaagaacaaaaattaatcaaaGTTTAAACTAAACCAGAAAATATAAGTACCAAACTAGTATTTAAACCTTTTGTATTATATATGTATGAAGTATCTCCGACTAGCAGAATCCTGACTTGCAATCTTCATTCCTTCCTGGTTATAGTCATTCTGTCTCTGAACCTTTCTGTTTCAAATTTAGtcgatgacaatggaaaattgGGAAAGAGGCAGCAAATTGGCCTGACAAATAACTTGTTCTTCTGATTATCAAAAATGTCAAAATGTTTACACCCTAATATGACAGTTATTCAAAGTTCTGAGGAAAAATGAAGACCTTAAACTCAACTTTAAGAGTGAATTGAAACCGACAATTAGGGCACATTTACAAACCAACTCCAAGAGGCAAACAAAGGATCTCTTGCCCGTGTTCGACTCAAACTGCAGCAGGTGTATGGGACTCTATTGACTTTAATAGCTCCTCACCCATCTCTTTGCATCCGACTCGTTTCTGTGCAGTCAAGCAAATCATTAGAATGATGACCAAGAAGAGGGATTAAAGATAATAGTTATCAAAATTGGCAGTAAAACAGATCATACAAACAACCCCAACTATGCAATACGTTTGATCATATAAGGGATGTAGATTGAAGCCTAAGAGTTAATGAAACCAATAAAAAACCAACTCGATTTGATCAATACAAGGACAAAAACTACCTACATCATTCATTGTCTTgtcatgatatttaatatatattggtTGAGGTGATTTGATTACTACTGGACAATTCAATCGTCAACTCATTTTTTCCCCGGATGTTTTGATCTTATTGATGTCAGTTAGATTAGGTATTTGCCTATACTTTTACTTGATTCAAAGAATAAAgaaagagagagcgagagagataCTCGAGATAGAATACGTACACATCCAGCTGAGTATATGTCACCAGTTCTAAATCCTCTGTCTAGAGTATCCAAAACTGCAGCCTCAATTCTTTTGGCAGCATTTTCTTCACCGAGGCCATACTTAAGAAGCATAGCAGCACTGAGAACTGTTGCCAGTGGGTTTGCCTTATCCTACATATAAAACCACGTCATTTCATtgcataaaaaaaactttacatCCTTATCCAtatgatttttatcttttaacaTCTCAAACCTGTCCAGCAATATCAGGAGCCGAACCGTGTATAGGTTCAAAAAGTCCAGGTCCCTGTACAAACGATTGATTTCATAAGAAGGGAATTGGGAAGATTTGGATCACAAGATAAATGCATaacgtattaaaaaaaaaccagaaTAGCAATGCAAGAGAATAATTTTGACTACCGATTCACGAAGACTTGCAGATGGAAGCATCCCAATACTTCCAGTAATCATGGATGCGGCATCGGACAAAATATCACCAAATATGTTGTTCGTCAAAATTGTATCAAACTGCAAATTTCCACATTCAGTCcaaacaaaattcaattatcCTATCACAGGAGCTATGAGGCTTCACTTCAATAGCCCTCCTTGAAAAAACGACTACTTTTCAATGCAAACCTGTTTTGGTTCCCGAATTAGCTGCATTGCAGCATTATCAACGTACATGTGCGAGAGTTCGACATCAGGGAATTCTGCAGCTATTGCTGTCACTCTTTTCCTCCAAAGTATCGACGCCTACAAAATAGTCAGTTCCAGTGTGAGGTTTCTATATAAAACACACATGACCACTGCTTTTTACTGTTGCAGCTCTTACACTCATGGACCTTACATAACATAGTGAGCTGAAATTTACGACCATATTTAAATAAAGTAGGGAAACCCTGAACTGAATGAATCTTCAGCAAAACTTAAAAGAAATCTGGAGGTCGCAGCAACACATTCTCAAAATTCAACCTATTTCTAGCAAAATAAGGGAATGGTcagaggttgttctctcaaattCCTAATAAGTTCTTCTAAGAGAGAAATAACTTTTTCAGAGGAGAGAAATGAAATAGACGAGAAGGTTAAGCCCTAATTTAAGGTTACAGAAAGACTTTCTAATTGGCACGATGAGAAAATTGCTATAATTacagagaaaaataaaatttaaacaaagttgacaaagatgaccaagaagaagaaagaggtaTGATATTATCCCAAACTTCCTCCAATAACAGATTCCGTAGAACGCTCCCACCATCCTTCATTAAGTAGGAAGTGCTTGATATTGGATGACAAGGTTGTTTTTATGGATCACGATGACCACAATATCAAtgaatcaagaaaaaaaaaaaaaagatcaaagtTTTAACTTCTAAGCACCTCCAATACATTTGCTTTGTCTACGGAGCAAACCCTTCCTTGCCGCTTCTGAGCATTTTTAAATGCCACTCGAGCAACACGATCAATCTGTCATAGAAGACATTAACAAACTGAAACATAATCGTTCAAATAGACACAATATAtagtatataaaataaaagaggaTTTTTTAGATATAGAAACAAATTAAGCATGTAATCTTAAtttcaagaaaaatgaaatatggAACATctgatctttttttttaaaagggaaACAAACTTTtcatatataatgaaaagagactaatgcttgAATTACAATGAGACATAAtaatccatataaatatacaaTCAAGAAGACGAGGGAATCAGCAGTTGCACCCGGAACATCTAATCGTTCCAAGTtaagatttatataaaatatcaatGTTTTTTATGCTTTAAGAAAAAAGGGGGAAAGAACAAGAGGGAAAAAAGAGGGGGGAGGGGGAGGTACAGCTTTTACATGCATGCGTGAATGAACACTTTAAAGAATGGATTCGTTAATTAGCATGAAATTGTTGAGTACGAGGCATACTGATCTGAGtattatttaatcattttatagCAAAAGATAAGACTTGAGAGCATGTCGTATAAGGCTACAAAGTTGAATACTGTATATGCAAGTTCACAAGGAAGtggaattaaaaataaataaattacctcCTGTGCTGCATACACTTCAGtattaaatccaatttcttCCCCATTTTCACTGGTTTTAAAACCTCTTGGTTGCCCAAAATAAATACCTAATTCAGGTGGAAGAAATCATGGCACCTTTATTCAAAATCCCAAAATTGAGAGATGGAGGGAAATCAAGACATGCAATGTCATATcatttggaggaaattatttACCTCCAGTGAGTTCCCTTACGACCATGAGATCAACACCTTCAGCAACCTCTCTCTTCAAAGTTGAAGCATCCACCAACTGAAGAAATAAGAAATGGAGTAATCAACAGGTAATAGAGTACCACATATAAGACTTCAACCTCATATTCACGGGTGCATCTTTATGAAATCACAGGATTGTACATGAATTTATGCATCTCAATTAAAATCGTTACAGGGAAATTCTTTCAGGTTTCATTTAGGACCCATGGAATTTGAAGGCAGGAAAACTGGGATGCTCTTTAATAAGAAATGCAAAATGCAATTTGAAGTTTCACCCACACTTCTAAACATAATGCAAACCATTGAAAGTTAATCCTGACAAGTAGACCACTGAAATTACCAGCataattttctctattttttagaTATCCATGAGCTTTCGGGTGAGCTTGCATGCACCTCAACTATTTTTCTTGGAGTACCATCTAGCCCTTTTACATTTAATTGCTAAGGTAACTCTTAAATATTAAATCTTAAGTAGGTAGTCACCATGACTGGAACCATTCCTTCTCAGCCTTTTATTATTTACATAACTTTATTGACTAATAGGCCAACCCACGGTGATTACTGCGACCATTAAGAATATATttgatttaacttttcaagtgtttaattatgaaaataagtcattttagaaaaaaaaaaattgaagtgtttggcaatcactcaaaatagtttttgaaacactttcaaagtgtattttaaacaattttttatcaaaagaatttaaataaaaattatttttttaaaaaatatttttttctagtcAATCCAAATAGGCCCTAAGTCATGCCGCATTAATTTAGAGGTCTGAATTAACATGAAACAAGGCTGTCTGTAGGGCTTCAAATAATAACTCATGGTGGTTATAAAAATATTAGGGACAGTTACAAGTATAGAtattagacccaaagtattagcagatataacataatattaaaaaaattgcaaatatggacaaatttaaatagtctattagtgataaaccatattattggtagaagtctattagtgatagaccatatcactggtaagaATCTATCAACGAAAGATAGACAAGTCTATCGCTCTTCTATTGTTGATAGATTCAACAATGGACGATAGACTtttctatatttacaatttttttaaaatgacgttatacacttggttattattcctacaAATGCTATCAATTGCAATTACTCTTAACTATCCTAGTTAACATGAGgctagtttaaaattaaaatgaaacacAGCTATCTATAGGCTCCAAATCAAGCAACTTTCCCGTCTTCAAATAATCCAAACACCTATTTGTTGCATCGGGGGCTTAACACGAAAATGAACCTTGGGCTTgcaatttctttataaatagtttggtaTGGTGGAGCCGTGGAGGGAGGATATTGTAGAAGTTTACCTGGGGAAAGACAGTTGCAGGCCGCAAATTAGCAAATACTCCAAGACCTTTCCGGAGTTGAAGCAACCCAGTCTCCGGCTTCAAATGTTTTGGATTGTCATCCCATTTGTAACTTGATAAACGAAATGAACAATGAGATTATTCAATAAACCACGTCatttaagtaaataaaacaaaagattAAGGAAGAAATCGATGTGATAGCACAAGCTGTAAGTAAAGATACCCTCCAATTGCGCCAAATAGAATGGCATCAGATTCCTTTGCTGCTAAAAGCGTCTCATCTGGCAACGGAACCCCGGTTAAATCAAGCGCAGCTCCACCCACGGGCATCTCTTTGTAATCAAATCCAATCCCTAACGAAACGAAATCCAATCTCGTCAAAACTCAAAACGAAATGTACAATCTCACCAAAGAACTCAGTAGCGTTccgacaaaaaagaaaaataaaggggAAGAACCAGAGATGGATTAGAGGGACCTTCAAGAGAAGCAGCGAGGTTGAGAACATCCTTGGCGACAGCGAGAACTTCCGGGCCAATGCCATCGCCGGGAAGTAAGGCGATATTATAGCGCCGGGAAGGGGAAGTTCCGGCAGAGCACCTGACTCGGAAAAGCGTCGGCGATGGCTTTGAAAGGTTGATGGATCGGGAACAAAAATTGAAAGGCTTTGTGTTGAGATGCAGAGCCGCCGCCATGGATGAAGGCAGCTGAAAGCTTGAACTGTAAAGAGTAGAATATGTGCCTTAAAATTATGCCGAAATTCGGAATGGCTATGGCTTctcttttcttatttatttgcttttgGTAAAATTTCATTCCCAAAATcggtttttattataaatatgttaaattaggtgtaatATAAAGGTTCATTGTTAGTCTATTGGTCATGTATCACTTATTTATTACGATAATCCATGTGTTTTAAATTACACATTATTTGGTGGATTCGGAAGACGTTGGGTAAAgtcatgaaaattggagaaagtctAAGACATGtgtgtgaaattaaaataaaaaggtaaatgTAATGTAGActaggagtctatctaatttatagagcaagagagagtttcttatgcaatttattttcttaggcatcaattaattacactgaatcTGTCAACCCCTCAActtattagaaaatctaatagcccaattagctaAATTTGATGTTAAaccaaattagccctaattcaatttacaactctttCTTCTTAGCCAtatacaagttaaaattgaattgcattacgaaatgattcaattgttgagacatactacaagtcggaaagccatatcttatagcattatttatttgaaaaagatTATATTGGGACATACATGTATTTagtcagaaaaagtctagactttacacatgcgatcctaatatgcGCAACTAAATCAACCAATATATGCATAGGCTATAACGATTTTGCAAACAGAATTTCGATAAACTAATTTGTcagatcaatttataaaaattccattaagattcaatcaaatcatcccaaagagttcacaacaatttagttaaattaattagaaaaccttAAGGAAAATAAACATAAGGTTTTTACTCAAATAAATTAGACAGGAGTTACCTCTTAACTCATATACAAATTCCAGATACACACCCAATCcatcgattacaacccaaaaaaaaaaaactaacctaaagatactaaattatgaagaaaaaggaagaagaatgaagttTTACTTCGGCCTCCAAGATTCAACATATTTCGACCTAAAACCAAAGagaggtatttatagaaatcttcgcagcgttgcaatgctagaaACAACATTGTAATGCTCGATAGAAGAGAGCCATGAACGTTAGGTaaaacgttgcaacgctaaatGTTCTGTCAaaaactcgatactcgatgcagGATGATCCCTTACTCAATACTTGATGCTCGATTACTGAATAACATTTTACTCATTACTCGATGATACTCGATGGCAATTTACTCGATTACTCGTTGGTTGATTATACTTTATTATACTCGATgccattaataaaaatatagaatactCGATAGAACTTGATGGAAAATTGGTAATTTTAACTCCTTTAAAGCCTagatgctcaaatcaactccaaattgcttcaaattaaccccgatCGGCTCCAAATCACCAATACTTTTGGTtactcgatacctacaaaataggaaaataaacacgtaaaattCAATAACGAGCCCAAATTAAACTAGGAATactagctcttttttagagctattaAACACCCCTAACTTAATTTTTGCTCGTCCCAAGCAAGCTAGGAACACACAAAATAGAGTATAAATTGATTAAACACATGCTAGCTTAATTCATAATGTTGTTACTCTAGTCTCAACAGTCAAatcgaatgaaatttgaaatcaagaacgaaaatcaattatgatcaatcaatgaagcacaagttCAAGAATGATTCtaaatctattcatgcatgagtgagcctagagTCTTGCTAGTTAAGGCACAACccagaaaagttttaaaaggttCTCATCCCATTTTCCCCTAATTTGGTTTGGTTATCGACCCTGGACATaccatacttaaaaaaaaaaaagcaacactAAGACAAAGGTGCCTAAACTCATACACACAAAACATAAAtgacatttattttacctagagggctagtTTTCACACCCAACCGCCAGGAACTTATCACTTTTTCTCACGGGCCCTAACTAGATGTGACATTCTAAATTTGTTCGTCATTTAAACTCAAATTTCGAAGGATAAATAGAATTAATGTAAAGGAcgattcaatttaaatattcacTCAGAGAAGAAttctgaaatttaaatttgattaaaggAAAATTTACGACTTATGTctaattgtttcaatttttaatttaatttgaaaaatcaaattaaattttgaagtttCTGAGTTCCTCTTGAATTTTCTATagaagttaattaaattaaatcaatttattgtGATTTGGTTAAAAAATATCCTTTCCAAAAAGGATCTGGATTCTAAATCCAAAAGAGAATTGGAtatttggattttttaaaaagaaaaggaaagggtTCAGGTTGCTTTAAATAAGTTAAGTTTCACTTGAGGGtttaaagagaaataaaataaaataaaataagagaaaagaaacgtttttttttcttcttttctctctcgcGCGTCCGGTCGTCAccgcatctaaatccaatttctttttctttcttccgaTATGCAAACCCTAGCCGCTGACAAGTGTTGAAGTCGTCACCGCATCCTAGATCGCCGCAGACCCTTCGTGCCGAGCACTGATCAGCTCCGTCGCGCTAAGCCTATCCATCCGTCCCTGTCGTCACGCTCAGCCACGAACCGCGCGGCGTCGATCTCCACGCCCTATGTCGATTTCCATTTCATCATCCGACATTCTATCCGTCAACCTTCAGCAGTGGTAAGTCGCACGTCACCGCCAGTCATCGATCAGCATGGGCACCACTGCCTTGGTCCTTGCTAgaaccttgatttttttttttttttttttgggtaagaTCTGTTTTCTTTAGATTTTGAGGGGTTTAATTTAtccatttgattttgggttaaattggTAACCTCTTGAAAAGAGGCATCGTTCATCAAAGTAGAGACCATTCTTTTCGACGGAAAATTTTTGGAGTTTGGTAGGTTTTGGGTAAGTTGTGGTTGGTCATCCTTTGGATTTAGACCCCGAGGATTTATTTAAATCTTGGACTCACTATTTTAGGCCATAGTTGCTAAATTTGGTTAAGTCATAAGACTCATTCGAGTTTAACCAAGGGTTTTTAAGAAGATTATTTGCGTAGACTTTTGTAACCaatttgaggtaagtggtactattaCCAATGTCTTCATGACAGGTGGCCCATATTAGATTTATAAGTAAATTAATGGACTTTAGAAGCATGGTTTTTGTCTTTATGTTGCAATTGTTGCAGGACAGTTATTTGTATTAAGAGCATGTTTGATCTTTTATGTTATGTTATGATTTGTGCGACGAGATcaataaaattttgtatatgatgcatgattagaTCAACATGGGCAACTTATTTCAAGGGACTGATGGGTCTAGACATGTCTTGACGGTGTGCCTttaggccactagacatgcgtgagccaaCAGGTTAATTTGCATGTTACGATTTTGTGGTTCActttcatgtttatttatatgttttgaTGGTGTGTCATCAGGTCACTAGACATGCATGTTAAAGCAAGATAAGTTGTTCCCTTGGTTTGTCTTTCAGAAGCAGTTATAGTTGTTGACACAAACATTCTCTGTTTGTGGATGCATAGTCTGATCtcggtaatgggatcacttactgagtattttatactcacctttatctttttatgtttttcaggtaagggcaaggaTACTCGGGCGACTGATAAGAGGAATCTGTGACCGTACCAAAGGAACTAGGAACGCTTACACATTTGAATTTATACGTCTTCTCATGtttttatagttttcttttcacAAACCTTCCTTGACTGGGTCTAAGGGTTTGTGATTTCTTTTTCAGTTAATATTTTCTttcgttttttttaaattttattttcatatttaaggGGTACTCCGATTCAAgtgatttgaaatcttgagtTAAAGTCTGACTAGATTCTATATTCACTTAAGTAGTAACGACCCCTTCTAGCTGTCTTAAGAAGTTGAGTTgttacaattggtattagagcccatgttttgggttctgtagactaACTTACTATGTAAGTTCAGGTTGTTCCTTTTGGCCAATAATGGATTcttcgtcatcgccaggtatgtcCCTTATGAAAAGTATTTAGGATAATATACACTCAAATATGTAGCACTTATGACTGCATTTGATGTGTTTTACTGGTAAGAGGAGTTGTTAAAAGTTGGTTGCGAACAATTGCTAGGAAATAGTACATGTTAGGGGAAGAGGCAGTCACAGAATTACCCGAAGGGGGTGCGATCCCAAAGGGCAGAACCTGACAGTTCAAGATCAAGATCTTCATGGTGAGGATCCATAAATTCAAGATTCACCAATTCATGTCCCTCTAGTACCAGAAGATCCCTTGCCGCCTAGAGACCCCTCAGGGTCAGGGTAGCAGCAAACCCAGACATGAAGCCAAGCCCAGCACACGGCTACGCCCCTATAGACATAGGCCCCCTTAGTTGTCCCAACATAGTTCACTGATTGGGCAACTGTTATAGGGGAAGCAGTCACATCAATCGTGTTGAGTAAGATGAAGGACATGCTAGATGAGAGAATGGTCCAGTTTGTCCAGTCCCATCAGTTACCACTGTCGCAGGTTCAAATTTCGCAAGTTTAGACTCAGAACATAACTCAAAATTAGAGCATGTCAGACCTTTCATTAGAGGCTAAACATTTGCAAGATTTTGGAAAGTACAACCCCAACACCTTCAACGGGTCACTAAAGGATCCTACCAATGCAGAGTTATGGATATCAACGATTGAAACGATTTTCTGTTAATGGTGGCAGTCAGCAGAAAGGATGTTAGGTGCAAGGGGGAACCTGTGACATGGGAGCAGTTCAAGGAAAGCTTTTACGCGAAGTACTTCTCTGCCAACTTAAGGTGTACAATAAACAAAAAGAGTTCTTGAGTTGAGGCAGGGGCACATGTCGGTGGAGGAGTTTGATACCCTGTCCCGTTTTGCCTCAAAATTGGTTGCTACGGAGGCTATGAGAGTGGAAAGGTTCGTTCAAGGTCTAAAGGACAGTATACGAGGTATCGTGCGAGCCTTCAGACCAACCATTCATGCTGAAGCACTTCGCTTGGCAGTTGAGATGGATTCATAGTCAGGGGATGAACACTCTCAAGCATTTAGGCTAGGACTTTCCTTAGGTCATAAGAGGAAGGCAGATCAGATGGCTTTCGAGCTTAATCATATTAGAGGAGTCAAAGCTCAGTTAAACCACTTCGACACTTTAAGCAACAAGCCACTGAGGCGGGTATGGTAGAAAGAAGGCTAATGTGTAACTCGTGTGGGAGAAGTCATCGAGGATGATGTTTGGCGAGCACTGGGGTCTGTTTTCATTGGAAACAGGAGGGGCACTCGAGTGATAGATGCCCTAATAGAAACACGTCAGGTTACGGGAACCAGTCTGTAGGCCATAAACAAAGGAATTCGAATAGACTTCAGCAACAACAAGGTCTGTTTACTCAACCACCCAACAGGAGGCCGAGAAGTCAGGCATTGTTATAATAGGTACGCTTCCAATCTTGGGACACTTTGCATTGGTATTGTATAATTCGGGTTCATCCCATTCATTTATatcatcaatatttgttaaacaTGTCATGTTAGAATTAGAGCCTTTGCGCTATGTGTTGTCAGTATCCACTCCGTCTGGAGAAATTATGTTAGCAAaggaaaagataaaagcatgtcagatCGAAGTAGCGAGTCATATACTAGATGTGACTTTAATAGTCTTGGACATGCGTGATTTTGGGCATGGATTGGCTAGCTGCTAATCATGTTAGTATAGACTCCTCTTGCAAGGAGATGCTTTTTAACCTTCCCACGGAAGCTAGCTTTAAACTTAAAGGGGCGGGACCGTGGTCCTGCCCAAAGTAATTTTAGCTATGAAAGCCAAGAGGTTGCTTAACCGAGGTACCTGGAGTATCTTGGCTAGTGTTGTTGACACTAGAGAGCCTGAGGTCTCCTTAACTTTGGAGCCAATAGTAAGAGACTACCTAGATGTTTTTCTAGAGGATTTCTCAGGTCTGGCTCCGCACCAggagatagattttgctatagaGCAAGGTATAAATCCTATCTCGAAAGTTCTGTACATAATGACTCTAGTAGAATTAAAGGAGCTTAAGATTTAGTTGCTAGAGTTGCTGGATAAGGATTTCATCTGCCCTAGTGCGTCATCATGGGGTGCACCAGTGCTTttcgtgaaaaaaaaaaaaagatgggtCATTGTGTCTTTACATTAACTACTgggagttgaataaggtgactataaaaaaataagtattCACTCCCAAGATTGACGACTTGTTTGATCAATTACAAGTGGCTACAGTATTTTCCAAGATTGACCTTCAGTCAGGTTACCAACAGTTGAGGATAAAGGATAGTGATGTTCCTAAGACAACTTTTTGTTCGAGGTGTAGGCATTATGAGTTCATCTTGATGTCGTTTGGTTTGACAAATGCTCCTACAGTATTTATGGACCTGATGAATATAGTGTTCAAGAAATTCCTTGACAtctttgtgatagttttcatagatgatattCTGGTTTATTCCAAGACAAAGACAGAACACAAAGAGCACTTATGAAGGGTTTTAGAGACTTTGAGGGCGCATAAGTTGTATGCCAAGTTT
This window contains:
- the LOC120082624 gene encoding 3-isopropylmalate dehydrogenase, chloroplastic-like, which gives rise to MAAALHLNTKPFNFCSRSINLSKPSPTLFRVRCSAGTSPSRRYNIALLPGDGIGPEVLAVAKDVLNLAASLEGIGFDYKEMPVGGAALDLTGVPLPDETLLAAKESDAILFGAIGGYKWDDNPKHLKPETGLLQLRKGLGVFANLRPATVFPQLVDASTLKREVAEGVDLMVVRELTGGIYFGQPRGFKTSENGEEIGFNTEVYAAQEIDRVARVAFKNAQKRQGRVCSVDKANVLEASILWRKRVTAIAAEFPDVELSHMYVDNAAMQLIREPKQFDTILTNNIFGDILSDAASMITGSIGMLPSASLRESGPGLFEPIHGSAPDIAGQDKANPLATVLSAAMLLKYGLGEENAAKRIEAAVLDTLDRGFRTGDIYSAGCKRVGCKEMGEELLKSIESHTPAAV